The sequence AAAATCGGCTACTTCtaccacttcttcttcttttatgttggggggggggggggtaagaTGAAGTGGCCGCATTGGTTGTCTATTGTAGCGACGAGGCCCCTACCGTTGGTATACCTTCAGGAATGGGGGTTGTGATTTCTTCGATCTCTACTTTTGGACCAGGAAGAAGGAAACCTGGAGCAGCTACACTTATCTGATGTAGGCGGGGGTCTCTGGCCCTTATGACGCACTTCAGAGCTTGAAAGCTAGACGAGATCGACGTGTATCCTAGGATCAAATGAGCTGCTCATAACTGGCCGTTTGAATTCACAAAGACCTCGACCTTAAGGATTTCTTCTAGGCTATCCTTGTTGACCAGGTTGAAATTCGGTTCAGCAGCACGTCTGTCTACAAATCCAtcagtgaaaataaaattttgtcagatataaaaattcaataaatcaaAGAAAGGACTTGTAAATGAATACCCTAGGCCTAGTACCCCACCTCGTTCTCCTTCTCTCGTCGGGCAAGGGAGACCATCGCTTTACTCCCTTAACAAGATCAGGAAGTCTTTGTTCAGCCCCTTGTTGGATTTGGGGAGGCATTGAATGAGCCTAACCTCAGGATACCTTGATTTCAAGTAGTATCCCTGTCCCTTTAGGCGGTGAAGGTTATAGACCTAATTGACATCGTGGTGGGTTAGACCTAAACCCATCTTTTCGTTTAGGGCATCCACGAAGCCTAGGATCCTAAACATATTAGGGGCACACTGAATGGAAACCAACCTATGAGCTCTAAGGTAGTCTCTAGTGACTCCATCCATGGGGATTTTCATCACTCCTTCTATGAATGCAATCATCGGGATTACTACCTCCCCGACTTGCCTATCCTCGTGCCATTGACTCTCATCACAGTATTTAATTCCTACTCTTGGAGGGACACTATAACGAGCCCTAAAGCTTTCTATCCCCTACTCGGAATCTACTAAACTCTTAAATCTACCAATTTCTAGAAAAGGCTGGGAAAACTAAAGAGATTGAGAAAGAAAATTAGAaccgaggagaaaaagaaagaacgtgaagaaaagaggaggatgtagaaaattaaagaacaaaagtttaaaaagaCTTACGGTAAGAGTAAAGGTGTCCTCGAATAGGTTCTTAGTATTTGTAAGGGCTTAGGAAAGTTGAAAAAGTGTACAGGTTCAAGGTATGAGCACCAGAACGAAATGAATGCTAAAGTGAGGAAAAAAGTTGatttaatagatatttataCCAAAGAGAGAGCAGAGAGCAGGAAAGTTCCCGCTTAACTCCCAACGAAGCCCTCAACCTTACGATTCGCATCATGCCCTAAAACGTGGGGGACAAAGAGCTGCCATAATTTAATAAGGACATGCCTTGAATGCTGCAGCGCCAGGAGCGCGTCTTGGGTAGACAAAAGGGCGTCTTCATAAGCAGAGGAAGAGCAAAATAGGCACGAAGCTAATTTAGAGACATTgaaatcctcctttcttcctGAGGAGCTAGAAAGGGGAAtctcgaggggctattgtagggtcCTTGGGCCCAGAAGTTCATTGTGTATTCAtatattgggcctgtggcccaagcCGAGAACGAAGATTTGCCCGAGGAGGAGATGTCTTCATCAGAGGAGATTGCGCTGATGAACAAAAGGTGGGGTTTGGTCCTAAAGGCTTCAAAGAGTGTGCCGAGGATGAAAACTTCCTTGGCCGAACTTGGCTGAGGTCCTGGAAAATGGATTGACAGCAAGGATGACAACCCCTGAAATTCATTTGGGGCGGACAAGCACTGCAGAGATATAAGACAAGAATGAGCCCCAAAATATCTGGGGAGAAAGCTACTacctctgcattaaatgcactgtaaCTAATCCCCTGGCCGTATTAATgtagaagtgatacctgaacagtgtatttcagccttacagctactacttGAGAACTTATGagaagggctgatgggacaagtatcaactcTAACCATCTAGCATACAGGTGGACGATGGAGGtgaaaaagggggagagtataaaagaaggaggaaaCAAGAGAGGGGGaggaaaaattgagaaaagaaatactGTAACAATCCATAATCAAACTTGTAACGTTATCTTAGAGCATTATATAAGAACTATTGTCCTCGGACTTTGCCAAGGAcgttctttcttcattttatagttgtctatttttatctttttgtcatTAAGCCTATCTAGATCATTTTTTGACCaactaaagcccaattttccaacccatttctctacaaattcattattttgggcttcttgggcctaagtccatccacGTGTTGGACAAGGAAACTAAGTTAGGTCCTTATAGCTATATTGTGttcatttcttaaaatttattttataaataaaagatagtgttgtaattttttttatgatcaaAATTCTACTTATAATATATTGCAACGATTTTTACTTACTAGATAAACCTTAAGGAtaacttttgttaatttttgttaaattataaaattaatgttgtaacaattttaagttatatttGTAACCATTTGTATATCTATAACTTTAGAGTTCAACTTAGAACGAATATCAAATTATGGagtttattaaatatttttaagttttatgactcatatattcattttgataaaaatataaataaataaatattattttattaaaaattgaccTCTTCACcctttaaaggttttttttttttttgggggggggtaatttttgttttaaaatctTGAATTAAAAAACGTTTGCTtctttattatctattttttaaaatcctttttttttatagctttaaaaaaagaaaattaaaaaacactaaGTAGAAACCTTTTGTCttctacatttttcaattaaacttgacatataaaacatatttaaagaaaatgaaaaagaaaaaaaaaaggaaaacttttACATTTTTCGATTAAGTTTTACATATAAAGCTTATCTAATGAAaacattttggcaaaaatacaATGTACACCATTAACTTtgtccaaaaatcattttagagCTTTTAGTTTAAAGTTGCTCACGTTAGTCTAATAACTTTACCCCAAatcattttagtcttttaagtttgaaattgttaattttacctaaaaataattttagtcttATAAGTTGGTAGTTTTGAGTGATTTTTGGGTAAAGTTACTAGATTAAAATGACCAACTTCAAACTTGTTGAGAAACCGATAAATTTCAAActtaaaagactaaaatgatttttgggcaaaGTTACGAGAATATAATGAGTCAATGACTAATTTCAAACataaaagaccaaaataatTCCTGGATAAAGTTAGCGGATGTAAATTGTATTTGGATAAAGTTAAGAACATGaaaacctaaaacaaaaactaacaaaaaccATGAAGTATAGAAGGTGGGGTTTGGGTGGGGTTGAGTGGCAATTGCCTTCGCTTAACCCCTAAGGAGGTATATCATGTATCGGATTTACGAGTTCTCTCCCTTACATGAGAGTGAATCCCACAAGTGTGGGGTCTACTTTTATATGAGAGGAGGGACTTATGCATCCGAAATATAGTGTATTTTTCTTGACCTCTTGGCTCCGTCCTTGTTTAcaatacaatgaaaaaaaaaaattgttaattccATATGCACAAATTAGAAAGAACTTCTGGTACTACCAAAAAACGAAAGAAATTATGAACTTTTGGGAATGATACTAATGTTTTCCAGATATCACGTGAAAAGAACATATCCCAATAGACAATGTACAACAAAGTGAGGAAAAGGTCATTGATGAAATGAAGATCCAAGGGAAAATCCCCGTTGAAGGCAAAGtctaaattttatgtttacatATCCAATTTACTTCAAATTAATCAACTTCATCCTTTCCTTTTAATCCATCTCATAATTCCACATAGCCTAGCTAGGCTGCCTTGAATGGGTGCATAATGAACCACTTTGACCCAAGGAAGAAGTTGACGTGAACCAGTTGAGTTAAAATCCAACATGGAGAATTCCAATTTTAATGTAGTGTTTGATACAGGGAAATCCACATTATTCCTGGCATTTAGATTGTGAATTCCTAGGAATGTGATTCCTTACAATCTAGATGCCTAAAAATGTAGctatttttatgtttggtttcaTTCGGAATCTCTTAAGATTCCCAGGGATTTGAGATgataatgtttggtttattccCAGGAATCttaaatgaatctcttaagatacataaactttgtttttcattatttatttagttgagGACccctttaaacttttttttttcacatgtgAAACCTAAATAGAACTTTGTTAAAGAATATATCAACAGAGTTATCTGTCGTCCTGTTAATGTTATTTTGGCGAGAAAAGATAAAGACAAGAGAAAATATATTGatgatttcttttatattttatcttaattgcttaaatgataaggcaaaatggttaaaattgtcaatttataaaaaatacaatttcgtTTAAGCTTAAGAATCTGGATATCCACATGTTTTAAAGGGAATCTTCATTCCTATTAAGAGGGTTTTAAAGGGAGAATCTAGATTCTCTTAACATCTAATTCCTTAGTGTGATTTGCAACCAAATATGAGAATCttcaaacatttttaaaaatcataaaagattACACCAAATGCCATATAAAGGTTTGCAATGATACAAGATATGGTGTTGCCTTAGAAATGACAATTTTACGTATTCTTTCCTATCTTCACAAACAACATCAGACATTCAGACAGAGAAATAAGGAAAGAATGATACCCATTACCCAGTACTTCGCgtgaaaaataatttccatgGTAGCTTTGCTTTTTCACTAGGAATCTCTTCCTACAGatacattcttttcttttcctaccCTTTCTTTGTGaaatgttctttctttcttcttgcaccAATGCACCCTTCTTTTCCAGCTGGAGAAAGTTAAAAATCCAAAACGTTGACGAAACTCAAAGCAAGCTATCATGATGGACAAGTTAGCCAtgtattaaatacaaaaaaaatcctagctccATAGACTATAAAAGCAGAATCCTATCCACTGACCAAGCCAAACTGGTAATTGATTTCCACAATTCAAAACCTTAACAACTTGTCTTCTGAAATGGCTTCAGCTGCAGCAGTCTTACAGCGTTCTGAGTCAATAACTGATAGCTTGCCCGAAGCCTTGAAGCAGAGTCGTTACCATATGAAGAGGTGCTTTGCTAAGTATATCGAAAAGGGAAGGAGGATAATGAAACTGACCCAACTAATGGAAGAAATGGAGAAAGCCATTGATGACAAGAATGACAAAACTCAGGTCCTGGGGGGATTACTTGGTTACATATTGTGTTCTACACAggttcttgtttttctttgacattcactttttttccccctctttggCTAACATTGTGAAACCAAGATGATAGGCTTGTTGAAatcaaaatgctattttttttttccaggaaGCTATTGTTATACCACCTTATGTTGCCTTTGCCATAAGACCAAATCCTGGATTTTGGGAATATGTTAAAGTCAGCGCTGATGATTTATCGGTTGAGGGAATCACCATTACAGATTTCTTGAAATGTAAAGAAATGATCTATGATGAAAACTGGTAtgttttctctcttcatttAGCTCTGATTGCTTGCTTCATGTGATTAACATAGCACCAGCTAAATTTAAATTCCATgtttctaaaataattatatatctaTCTAACGACTTGACagagtatttttcttttaatcatattcctagaatttttggatttgttttcGAAAATCAAATACAAGTGGAACAGTACCACAGGGAAAAGACCTTCGCCCATTATTTCAATGAACAAATTGCTAGCTTCTCATGCACTTCACATGTTTTTGATCATCTGTATTACATGTGTATTTCCTGGCTTATAACCAGCATTGTATCCAAGCTTATAGCTCAAAGGTTGTGTAATAATAACTCTGCTTTATGTTGCAGGGCAAATGATCAAAGTGCTTTGGAAGTGGATTTCGCAGCATTGGACTATTCTATGCCTCGCTTAACCCTATCTTCTTCAATTGGAAATGGAGTCGCCTTGGTTTCAAAGTTCATAACTTCAACGCTTAGCCAGAAATTGGAGAATTCACAGCCACTTGTGGACTACTTATTATCACTGAATCATCTAGGAGATGTATGGGAAAGACAGCATTCaatcattaaaagaaaatattatccAAAAACATTGTTGAATTTTCCATTGTAACATCTATTAAATGGTTCTGAATACTtatagtaattttaaatttgcaGAATCTTATGATAAATAGCACCATTGATACTGCTTTGAAGCTTCAGATGGCACTGATAGTAGCTGAGGTGTTCCTATCAGCACTTCCCAAGGACACTCCATATCCAGATTTTGAGCTAAGGTGATCTATCTAATACTAAATTTTGttatcagatgctgaagaattGTTATCTGATAAATCAAATTCCTTTACAGGTTTAAGCAGTGGGGCTTTGAGAAAGGGTGGGGAGATACTGCACAAAGAGTAAAGGAGACAATGAGAACACTCTCAGAAGTACTCCAAGCACCCGATCCAATTAATATGGAGAAGTTATTTAGCAGGCTTCCTACAATATTCAATGTTGTAATTTTCTCTCCTCATGGCTACTTTGGTCAATCAGATGTTCTAGGTTTGCCAGACACTGGTGGGCAGGTACAAGTTTTTTACTTGACCTTAGAAATCAAAGTAGTCTGCCTGCAGTAATTAACACTCATTATTAAGCTGACATTGCTCTTCCTCTACACTTAAAAACAGGTGGTTTACATTCTGGATCAAGTAAAAGCTCTTGAAGAAGAATTGCTCCTTAGAATTAAGCAACAAGGGCTTAATGCGAAGCCTCAAATTGTTGTGGTGAGTTTCATAAGGAGCCAGGAATGATATCTCAGTTACAGCAGTTAACTTTGGAAGCATCATGTAATCATGCTATTGATGATGACAGGTCACGCGGCTCATACCAGATGCTCGGGGAACAAAGTGTAACCAGGAGGTGGAAGCAATCAATGGTACCAAGCACTCCCACATTCTTAGGGTGCCTTTTCAGACAGAGAATGGAGTCCTCCGCCGATGGGTTTCTCGTTTTGATATATATCCCTATCTTGAGAAGTTCAGTCAGGTATGTGTTCCATCTATCtttaaaaacatgatttaaATTTCCTATAATGACATTTTTAGTGGGATTTAGTTCCTATCAATTATtcgttttttttaataaactattaCTTgtccaaaagcttaaactaaaaataaatggtggatttaatcatttaaccatttcTAACACTTTTATATTAACAGGATGCTACAACCAAAGTCCTTGACCACATGGAAGGGAAGCCAGATCTTATCATCGGAAATTATACTGATGGGAATTTGGTGGCAACTCTCATGGCTAATAAACTTGGGGTCACTCAGGTGTCTTTTCTTCATCAGTTTATTCAGCTATAAATTTTCTCTGTTATATTTACTAAACTAGTGCTCTTAAAAACCAGGGAACTATTGCGCATGCTTTAGAGAAGACTAAGTATGAAGATTCAGACATCAGATGGAAGGAATTAGATCCCAAGTATCATTTCTCATGCCAATTCATTGCTGATACAATTGCAATGAATGCAACAGATTTCGTCATAGCCAGCACATACCAGGAGATTGCAGGAAGGTTAGAGAATTACACACAAagctatatatatttaatagaaCTTGAAGTAATATAACAGGCTTGACAAAGAATTAGAATGATATAGAAGCACAAGTTTTCAGAATCAAGTCAGATAAAAATTATCTggtttttttagcaaaattcaATATGGATGGAATATAACTAGTAATAAATGCACatacaaaaaaaggaaagaactaTTTGATGTATAAGTGATATAACTAGTAATAAATGCACatacaaaaaaaggaaagaactaTTTGATGTATAAGTGCAATTAAGTTTGTTTCATATGAATTTGATTGTTCTTGCAGCAAAGAAAGACCTGGACAGTATGAAAGCCATACAGCATTTACACTCCCGGGGCTTTGCAGAGTAGTTTCAGGCATCAACGTATTTGATCCAAAGTTCAACATTGCTGCACCAGGGGCTGATCAGTCCATCTATTTCCCTTACATTGAGAGACAAAGACGACTCACATCATTTCACCCTGCCATTGAAGAATTACTGTATAGTAAAGATGATAACAATGAACACATGTAAGTTTGGAGCCTCAAAACATGCATGTACTTTTTTACTGCTATTATTATGGATCAtgaaatttgttgaaattgCCTGACATCTTCTATGAACTTTATTCGAAAACAGTGGATATCTAGCAGACAAGAAGAAACCTATCATCTTCTCGATGGCAAGGCTTGATGTTGTGAAGAACATTACTGGATTAACTGAGTGGTATGGGAAAAACAAGAGGCTGAGAAATCTGGTTAACCTTGTTGTGGTTGGGGGCTTCTTCGATGCTTCCAAGTCAAAGGATAGAGAAGAAATTTCTGAAATTAAGAAAATGCATGCATTGATAGAAAAATACCAACTTAAGGGTCAGATAAGATGGATTGCAGCACAGACTGATAGGCAACGCAATGGAGAACTATACCGCTGCATTGCTGACTCAAAGGGAGCTTTTGTGCAGCCTGCTCTGTATGAAGCATTTGGTCTAACTGTCATTGAAGCAATGAACTGTGGATTACCCACCTTTGCAACCAATCAAGGTGGCCCAGCCGAAATCATTGTTGATGGGGTCTCAGGTTTTCATATTGATCCCAACAATGGGGGTGAATCAAGTAACAAAATTGCGGATTTCTTTGACAAGTGCAAGGTGGATGCCACATACTGGAGCAAGTTTTCAACAGCCGGTTTGCAACGTATAAATGAATGGTAATCACAAACCTGAGTATTTCATAGCTTTCCAACTTCAGACTATTTTCATTCATTAGGCCTCACTTTTATCAGTTTGTGAGGATTCATTACTTATATATCATATggaatttgaattattttttctctctttgtagCTACACCTGGAAGATATACGCAAACAAGGTGCTGAATATGGGTAGCATTTATAGTTTCTGGAGACAACTGAACAAGGAGAAGAAACTGGCAAAGCAAAGATACATTCAATTGTTCTATGGTCTCCAATTCAAAAGCTTGGTATGTTACTTCACTTCTAACCTATATAATATTGCGTAACTATTAATTGTCCCGATTGATACAAGTTTCAAGATCACTAATTGTTGTTGCACATTCTAAGTTACACACTGCCGCACACTctcaaaacatgatttcaacTGTATGCAGTGGCGGATGATCAAAGGGACTAGAGGGGGCCTAGGCCccccaaatattttaaaaaatatctattttaatatatgacaTAATTATATTTACAAGTAGCTAATTGGGAAAATACAACTTGACcccctttatttattattaaatgtCTAAATACTTTTTAATGTAAGCATAGTCAACAAATAATTAAGTAATAATCCTCTCATAATATATGTTAAGAGTgatgatatatgtgtgtgtattagGTTGTAAATagcattagtgttttttttttttggtgtgtaaaatataataatatttttccaagtataattttttttttattccatgtaattttcaatcgTTTTAACCGcatatctataatttataattgatttaattacAATACTTGACTGCCtgcaaattgttaaaaaaaactgtattttatttaatat is a genomic window of Quercus lobata isolate SW786 chromosome 2, ValleyOak3.0 Primary Assembly, whole genome shotgun sequence containing:
- the LOC115976201 gene encoding sucrose synthase 5-like, coding for MASAAAVLQRSESITDSLPEALKQSRYHMKRCFAKYIEKGRRIMKLTQLMEEMEKAIDDKNDKTQVLGGLLGYILCSTQEAIVIPPYVAFAIRPNPGFWEYVKVSADDLSVEGITITDFLKCKEMIYDENWANDQSALEVDFAALDYSMPRLTLSSSIGNGVALVSKFITSTLSQKLENSQPLVDYLLSLNHLGDNLMINSTIDTALKLQMALIVAEVFLSALPKDTPYPDFELRFKQWGFEKGWGDTAQRVKETMRTLSEVLQAPDPINMEKLFSRLPTIFNVVIFSPHGYFGQSDVLGLPDTGGQVVYILDQVKALEEELLLRIKQQGLNAKPQIVVVTRLIPDARGTKCNQEVEAINGTKHSHILRVPFQTENGVLRRWVSRFDIYPYLEKFSQDATTKVLDHMEGKPDLIIGNYTDGNLVATLMANKLGVTQGTIAHALEKTKYEDSDIRWKELDPKYHFSCQFIADTIAMNATDFVIASTYQEIAGSKERPGQYESHTAFTLPGLCRVVSGINVFDPKFNIAAPGADQSIYFPYIERQRRLTSFHPAIEELLYSKDDNNEHIGYLADKKKPIIFSMARLDVVKNITGLTEWYGKNKRLRNLVNLVVVGGFFDASKSKDREEISEIKKMHALIEKYQLKGQIRWIAAQTDRQRNGELYRCIADSKGAFVQPALYEAFGLTVIEAMNCGLPTFATNQGGPAEIIVDGVSGFHIDPNNGGESSNKIADFFDKCKVDATYWSKFSTAGLQRINECYTWKIYANKVLNMGSIYSFWRQLNKEKKLAKQRYIQLFYGLQFKSLAKNVPIPSDEAPPAPKPDVKPQPSKSPKRSQSRLQRLFGS